One Perca flavescens isolate YP-PL-M2 chromosome 9, PFLA_1.0, whole genome shotgun sequence genomic window carries:
- the LOC114561895 gene encoding uncharacterized protein LOC114561895, which translates to MYALAFPVRITTHRMNRMGKCKFAAFWLEMPDFKEWLQPVEGNVREAYCTLCKKKISIVSMGLNSLKSHMCCASHKAAATRREQQLSIASFCGNRVVAPPQPSANVVTPPPVGPEATATTRAVSASSSSAANIRVALGGTATLRAEVLWCLHTAEKHHSLNSNENLAEVFKAMFPDSDIAKSFTCGKDKTGYIIRFGLAPHFKQELINTINKAGQFDLMFDESLNQSTKMKQLDVHIRFWEDDRVQSRYLGSQFLGHGKAVDLLHHIKECVAKLNMRQLLSISMDAPNVNLKLVDLLQTEHAELYGAHLVNVGSCGLHTLHNALKAGFTMWQMDKLSARGDRRPEKETNGSDRGVRLPPNRC; encoded by the exons ATGTACGCTCTGGCGTTCCCAGTGCGTATTACAACGCACCGAATGAACAGAATGGGGAAGTGCAAATTTGCAGCGTTCTGGCTGGAAATGCCGGACTTCAAAGAGTGGCTGCAGCCAGTCGAGGGGAATGTCAGGGAGGCATATTGTACATtatgcaagaaaaaaataagtattGTGTCAATGGGCCTTAACTCGTTAAAGTCCCACATGTGTTGTGCTAGCCACAAAGCTGCTGCTACCCGCCGAGAGCAGCAGCTCTCCATTGCTAGCTTCTGTGGTAACCGCGTTGTTGCACCACCACAACCTAGTGCCAACGTCGTTACACCACCGCCAGTCGGACCAGAAGCTACAGCTACGACCCGGGCTGTCTCTGCTTCCTCATCTTCTGCAGCCAACatcagagtggctctgggcggCACAGCAACACTGCGTGCTGAGGTGTTGTGGTGTCTCCACACAGCGGAGAAACACCATTCACTGAACTCAAATGAAAACTTGGCTGAAGTTTTCAAGGCTATGTTTCCAGATTCGGATATAGCAAAGTCGTTCACTTGTGGCAAGGACAAAACTGGATACATCATACGATTCGGgttagcaccacacttcaagcAGGAGCTCATCAACACCATCAACAAGGCTGGCCAGTTTGATTTAATGTTTGACGAGTCGCTCAACCAGTCAACAAAAATGAAACAGCTTGATGTACACATTCGATTCTGGGAAGATGATCGTGTCCAATCTAG GTACCTTGGCTCTCAATTCTTGGGACACGGAAAAGCTGTCGACCTGTTGCATCACATCAAA GAATGTGTTGCAAAACTGAATATGAGGCAGCTTCTCTCCATCAGTATGGACGCCCCAAATGTCAACTTGAAGCTTGTAGACCTCCTCCAGACTGAGCATGCTGAGCTGTATGGTGCTCATCTGGTTAATGTTGGAAGCTGTGGGCTTCACACCCTCCACAATGCACTGAAGGCAGGCTTTACCATGTGGCAGATGGACAAGCTCAGTGCAAGAGGAGATAGAAGACCTGAAAAGGAAACGAACGGTTCTGACAGAGGTGTGCGACTCCCTCCAAACAGATGCTGA